One region of Bacillus zhangzhouensis genomic DNA includes:
- the fdhD gene encoding formate dehydrogenase accessory sulfurtransferase FdhD, which yields MNPSVKKKRVIHHYCEGQFTCKTDEIVEEFPLTVMVNGEEFVTLVCSPEHLKELVIGFLASEGVIRFENEIKRFTIDESMGFTYVDLVHSSEFRSSDYTKRVIGSCCGKGRYFYFLQDVKTAKTAIDRISISAETCMHLMKCLQEESQLFQHTGGVHNAGLCDTENLFITRTDIGRHNALDKIYGYCLLQRIPIRDKILVFSGRISSEVLLKAAKLGVSIVISKSAPTELALKMAEELKITTVGFVRGKSFNIYTHPQRITE from the coding sequence ATGAATCCTTCTGTTAAAAAGAAACGAGTCATACACCATTACTGTGAAGGCCAGTTTACCTGCAAAACTGATGAAATTGTAGAAGAATTTCCTTTAACTGTGATGGTGAATGGAGAAGAGTTTGTGACACTTGTTTGTTCACCAGAGCACCTGAAAGAATTGGTTATCGGCTTTTTGGCTTCAGAAGGGGTCATTCGATTTGAAAATGAGATTAAAAGGTTTACAATAGATGAAAGTATGGGTTTTACCTATGTTGATTTAGTACACTCAAGTGAATTTCGTTCATCAGATTATACAAAACGAGTGATTGGTTCATGCTGCGGGAAAGGAAGATACTTTTATTTTCTTCAAGATGTGAAGACGGCAAAAACAGCCATTGATCGAATCAGTATTTCTGCTGAAACCTGTATGCATCTCATGAAGTGTTTGCAAGAAGAAAGCCAATTATTTCAACATACTGGTGGAGTGCATAATGCTGGACTGTGTGACACAGAGAACCTATTCATCACTAGAACTGATATAGGAAGACATAATGCTTTAGATAAAATTTATGGATATTGTTTACTCCAGCGAATCCCTATTAGAGATAAAATCCTTGTGTTTAGCGGCCGGATATCGTCAGAAGTTCTATTGAAGGCAGCAAAACTAGGAGTGTCTATCGTTATTTCAAAATCAGCACCTACTGAGCTAGCGCTTAAAATGGCAGAAGAATTAAAGATTACGACAGTTGGATTCGTCAGGGGAAAATCCTTTAATATTTACACTCATCCTCAGCGTATTACAGAATAG
- a CDS encoding FdhF/YdeP family oxidoreductase, with protein MGKTKHKGPVKLNKKPSPKLWASFAPMGLGKVKPKHIRDTMKVAWENKDNLPYAYRILTQGVCDGCALGVSGLYDQTLAGPHICTTRLNVLRLNTMPAIDPKWFEDIHQLKQMDSTSLRKLGRIPYPLIRKKGDNAFTRISWDDALDQIAAKIQSIDKRQLAFYLTARGITNEVYYTAAKAARFIGTNHIDNASRICHSPSKTALKRSLGIGASSCNYSDWIGTDVLIFWGSVAANNQPVSTKYMYAAKKKGTKIIVINPYKEPAMEKYWIPSIPESALFGTKMADDFYQVNIGGDIAFMNGVIKHWFDMEQHTPHSALDHEFIQNHTTGIQDLKKHVTQLKWKDLEASSGLSKEKMKEFATLLANANSGIFIWSMGLTQHRFATDNISQVANLAMLRGFIGRKHCGVMPIRGHSGVQGSGEMGADPFVLPGSDFDEENIERIEHIWGFDIPKWHGDTIGQSFEKMALPKDHPQKLKMLFTSGGNFLETMPNPEAIEKALSELEIRVHQDIILNTSTLADAEEAVIVLPAMTRYEQPGGGTSTSTERMVYFSPEIEGPRIEEARAEWDIYVDLAKRVRPEDAELIHFETAEDIRREIAIANRNYDGIQHLRRKGDVFQWGGAWLCENGICPTPDGKGHLLPAQLPQYRKTEGHFNITTRRGKQFNSMIYSEKDAFNGGKRHSILMNEEDAKELYIQEGDPVVLFNQYGSYQGVAQFGELRRGNIAVYWPEGNVLIPKGVYERYSQIPEYNTAAILEKAETFHARKDQHYVEKRIDELETTLN; from the coding sequence ATGGGGAAAACAAAACATAAGGGGCCTGTTAAACTCAATAAAAAACCCTCACCAAAGCTATGGGCCTCTTTTGCACCAATGGGGCTTGGCAAAGTGAAACCGAAACACATTCGGGATACGATGAAAGTGGCATGGGAGAACAAAGATAACCTTCCCTACGCGTACCGTATTTTAACGCAGGGCGTTTGTGACGGCTGTGCCCTTGGTGTCTCAGGACTGTATGATCAAACGCTCGCAGGACCTCATATATGCACTACAAGACTAAATGTCCTTCGTCTTAACACAATGCCAGCTATTGATCCAAAATGGTTTGAAGATATTCATCAGCTAAAGCAAATGGACAGCACCTCACTTCGCAAGCTTGGGCGAATTCCTTATCCATTGATCCGAAAAAAAGGTGACAATGCCTTTACACGTATTTCTTGGGATGATGCACTAGATCAAATCGCAGCTAAAATCCAATCAATTGATAAACGGCAGCTTGCTTTCTATTTAACCGCCAGAGGAATTACAAATGAAGTTTATTATACGGCTGCAAAGGCAGCTCGATTTATAGGGACGAATCATATTGATAATGCTTCTCGCATTTGCCATTCACCAAGTAAAACCGCTCTTAAACGGTCCCTTGGCATCGGTGCTTCCAGCTGTAATTACAGTGATTGGATTGGAACGGATGTATTAATTTTTTGGGGATCTGTCGCAGCAAACAATCAGCCTGTTTCCACTAAATATATGTACGCTGCTAAAAAGAAGGGAACAAAAATTATCGTCATCAATCCGTATAAAGAGCCTGCTATGGAAAAGTACTGGATTCCTTCTATTCCAGAGAGTGCTTTATTCGGTACAAAAATGGCGGATGATTTTTACCAAGTCAATATAGGCGGAGATATTGCGTTTATGAACGGCGTCATTAAGCATTGGTTTGACATGGAGCAGCATACTCCCCATTCGGCTCTTGATCACGAATTTATTCAAAACCATACAACCGGCATACAGGATTTAAAGAAGCATGTCACACAGTTGAAGTGGAAGGACCTAGAAGCATCATCAGGTTTATCAAAAGAAAAAATGAAAGAATTTGCGACACTGCTTGCCAATGCTAATTCAGGCATTTTTATTTGGAGTATGGGCCTTACTCAGCACCGTTTTGCAACGGATAATATATCACAGGTTGCCAACCTTGCCATGCTGCGAGGATTCATTGGCAGAAAACATTGTGGTGTCATGCCAATTCGGGGGCATAGCGGCGTCCAAGGTTCCGGTGAAATGGGCGCTGATCCATTCGTTTTGCCGGGTAGTGATTTTGATGAAGAGAATATTGAAAGAATCGAACATATATGGGGATTTGACATTCCTAAATGGCATGGTGACACCATTGGGCAATCCTTTGAGAAGATGGCTCTCCCAAAAGATCATCCACAAAAACTCAAAATGCTGTTTACGAGTGGCGGAAACTTTTTAGAAACGATGCCAAATCCAGAAGCGATCGAAAAAGCATTATCTGAACTTGAAATCCGTGTCCACCAAGATATCATTTTGAATACCTCTACGTTGGCAGACGCTGAAGAGGCGGTGATTGTGCTACCTGCTATGACAAGATATGAACAACCAGGAGGAGGCACATCAACCAGTACGGAACGCATGGTATATTTCAGTCCAGAAATTGAAGGACCTCGTATTGAGGAAGCCAGAGCAGAATGGGACATTTATGTTGATCTTGCGAAAAGGGTCCGGCCAGAAGATGCCGAACTGATTCATTTTGAAACAGCTGAAGACATCCGTCGTGAGATTGCCATCGCCAATCGAAACTATGATGGTATCCAGCATTTACGTCGTAAAGGAGACGTTTTTCAATGGGGAGGCGCTTGGCTCTGTGAAAATGGCATATGTCCAACACCGGACGGCAAGGGACATCTTCTTCCTGCCCAGCTGCCTCAATATCGAAAAACCGAGGGACATTTTAATATCACGACAAGAAGAGGAAAACAATTCAACTCCATGATCTACAGCGAAAAGGATGCCTTTAATGGTGGAAAACGTCATTCTATCTTAATGAATGAAGAAGATGCAAAAGAACTTTACATCCAAGAAGGTGACCCAGTTGTTCTCTTTAATCAATATGGGTCCTATCAAGGAGTGGCTCAATTCGGAGAGTTGAGACGTGGCAATATCGCAGTTTATTGGCCTGAAGGAAACGTTTTAATTCCTAAAGGTGTATATGAGCGCTACTCACAGATTCCCGAGTATAATACGGCTGCCATATTAGAAAAAGCTGAAACCTTCCATGCAAGAAAGGATCAGCATTACGTGGAGAAACGAATTGATGAATTAGAAACGACTTTGAATTAA